A region of Cucumis melo cultivar AY chromosome 2, USDA_Cmelo_AY_1.0, whole genome shotgun sequence DNA encodes the following proteins:
- the LOC103487430 gene encoding uncharacterized protein LOC103487430 isoform X1 yields MTSPRSSGPPPLPIHSPTQHHDSWDCMLPGPPSRNNFGSADISPAGLLAFPSGSSVSIVDSRSMQLITAIPMPPPSTTASSLSPFVTSVRWTPLPLHRDLLSTEPSTSHLHLAAADRQGRIALLDFRLKSPTIWFDTSDYKFGVQDLCWVRSGPDSYLLAAIHGASALSLYSVSTARCVWKYDASPEYLSCIRYDPFDSRHFCVIGLKGFLLSVQVLGEKESDVVIKELRIGTDCTELLKLERDAAAGSSSPASAMFPLYNAKFAFSPKWRHILFVTFPRELVVFDLQYEATLFSTSLPRGCGKFLDVLPDPDSELLYCPHLDGRLSTWRRKEGEQVHVMSAMEELLPSIGTSVPSPSVLAVVICQSDSILQNVAKLCSDVRHSHSPSPHADAEAEAEADIVSPFDSFDECHPNSSTHLISISDDGKVWNWLVTAEDTQKDDTCVSMSTDIGGLRTSDSNTDQMVSSTNTLASEAGKQLDYANTSSGRPPSEISEPDLSFKISLVGQLQLLSSAVTMLAVPSPSLIATLARGGNYPAVAVPLVALGTQSGTIDVIDISANSVSSSFSVHNSVVRGLRWLGNSRLVSFSYSQVNEKSGGYLNRLVVTCLRSGFNRTFRVLQKPERAPIRALRASSSGRYLLILFRDAPVEVWAMTKTPIMLRSLALPFTVLEWTLPTVPRPVKERTTMTPDTVSSPTKASLSDTKAQEGNQEETSESFAFALVNGALGVFEVHGRRIRDFRPKWPSSSFVSSDGLITAMAYRLPHVVMGDRSGNIRWWDVTTGHSSSFNTHREGIRRIKFSPVVPGDHSRGRIAVLFYDNTFSIFDLDSQDPLANSILQHQFPGTLVLELDWLPLRTDRKDPLVLCIAGADSSFRLVEIIINEKKHGYGHKTAKERFRPMPICSPLLLPTPHALALRMILQLGVKPSWLKKKPQLVSGVSRGGHDLRSHMIDLPPVGDSVVPEMLLKVLEPYRIEGCILDDARAKLYSKLVHKGSALRFAFAAAIFGESSEALFWLQLPSALSHLMNKLANKSPQRGQSSTSNVDLDEASMLNRITSKGKSMPRTGKKEALGQGQLMAMAFKQEELWESANERIPWHEKLDGEEVIQNRVHELVSVGNLEAAVSLLLSTSPESSYFYANALRAVALSSAVSRSLLELAVKVVAANMVRTDRSLSGTHLLCAVGRYQEACSQLQDAGCWTDAATLAATHLKGSDYARVLLRWANHVFHSEHNIWRALILYVAAGALQEALAALRESQQPDTAAMFILACREIHAEFISNLEISDDESDSNALKNKLLKLPGLDPENDDVVAVGEYYGQYQRKLVHLCMDSLPYSD; encoded by the exons ATGACTAGCCCCCGGTCGTCGGGGCCGCCGCCTCTTCCGATTCACTCCCCGACACAACACCATGACTCCTGGGACTGCATGCTTCCAGGCCCTCCCAGTCGCAACAACTTCGGATCCGCCGACATCAGCCCCGCCGGTCTCCTCGCTTTCCCCTCCGGCAGCTCCGTCTCCATCGTTGATTCTCGTTCTATGCAGCTCATCACCGCCATTCCCATGCCTCCGCCGTCGACTACTGCTTCTTCTCTCTCCCCTTTCGTCACCTCTGTTCGGTGGACTCCTCTCCCTCTCCACCGTGACCTCCTTTCTACAGAGCCCTCCACCTCTCACCTTCATCTCGCTGCTGCTGATCGCCAAGGTCGCATTGCTCTTCTTGATTTCCGTTTGAAGTCCCCTACCATCTGGTTCGATACTAGCGACTACAAGTTCGGTGTTCAGGATCTGTGTTGGGTGCGGTCTGGACCCGATTCGTACCTTCTTGCTGCAATTCATGGCGCCTCGGCTCTCTCCCTTTATAGTGTTTCCACTGCTCGATGTGTCTGGAAATATGATGCTTCCCCTGAATATCTGTCTTGCATTCGTTACGATCCCTTCGATTCGCGCCATTTTTGCGTAATTGGTCTCAAAGGGTTTCTTCTCTCGGTTCAGGTTCTTGGGGAGAAGGAAAGTGATGTTGTCATTAAGGAGCTACGGATTGGAACCGACTGCACCGAATTGTTGAAGCTAGAAAGGGATGCAGCTGCCGGATCATCGTCGCCGGCCTCTGCCATGTTTCCTCTTTATAATGCGAAATTTGCATTTTCGCCTAAATGGAGGCATATTCTCTTTGTAACGTTTCCCAGGGAGTTGGTGGTTTTTGACTTGCAGTATGAGGCGACGCTTTTTAGTACCTCATTGCCTCGTGGGTGTGGTAAATTCCTTGATGTGCTACCCGATCCGGACAGTGAGTTGCTCTACTGCCCTCACCTGGATGGAAGGCTCAGTACCTGGCGCCGAAAAGA AGGTGAACAAGTCCACGTAATGTCTGCAATGGAAGAGTTGCTGCCGTCAATTGGCACATCTGTTCCATCTCCTTCAGTTCTTGCTGTTGTCATCTGCCAGTCGGATTCCATCCTCCAAAATGTTGCCAAGCTTTGTTCTGATGTACGTCATTCTCATTCTCCTTCTCCTCATGCAGATGCAGAAGCAGAAGCAGAAGCAGATATTGTTTCTCCATTTGATTCTTTTGACGAATGCCATCCTAATTCTTCAACACACTTGATATCCATCTCTGATGATGGAAAAGTATGGAACTGGCTTGTAACTGCCGAAGACACTCAGAAGGATGACACATGTGTGAGTATGAGCACTGACATCGGTGGCTTGCGAACCTCAGACAGCAACACTGACCAAATGGTTTCTTCTACTAATACACTTGCTTCAGAAGCAGGCAAGCAACTAGACTACGCCAATACCAGTAGTGGCCGTCCACCCTCTGAAATCAGTGAACCGGACTTGTCATTTAAG ATCAGTTTAGTTGGTCAGCTTCAGCTTCTTTCTTCTGCAGTAACGATGTTGGCAGTGCCATCTCCATCCTTAATAGCTACATTAGCTC GTGGAGGAAACTATCCTGCTGTTGCTGTACCATTGGTTGCTTTAGGGACTCAAAGTGGAACCATTGATGTCATTGACATTTCTGCCAATTCTGTTTCATCTTCCTTTTCTGTACATAATAGTGTTGTTAGAGGTTTACGGTGGCTAGGGAATTCCAGATTGGTGTCGTTTTCTTACAGTCAG GTGAATGAAAAATCTGGAGGTTACCTTAATCGTCTTGTTGTGACCTGTCTTAGAAGTGGCTTTAATAGAACCTTCCGTGTTTTGCAAAAGCCTGAACGTGCTCCCATCAGAGCTTTAAGAGCTTCTTCATCTGGAAG GTATCTTCTTATCCTGTTTCGTGATGCTCCTGTTGAAGTTTGGGCAATGACAAAGACTCCTATCATG CTTAGATCATTAGCTCTTCCATTTACCGTTTTGGAATGGACACTTCCAACAGTTCCACGGCCTGTTAAAGAGCGTACAACCATGACACCGGATACTGTATCTTCACCAACTAAGGCATCATTATCTGATACTA AGGCACAAGAAGGAAATCAGGAGGAGACTTCTGAAAGTTTTGCATTCGCACTGGTAAATGGTGCGCTTGGAGTGTTTGAAGTTCATGGGCGAAGAATTCGGGATTTCAG ACCCAAATGGCCATCATCTTCTTTCGTTTCATCTGATGGATTAATTACAGCCATGGCCTACCGCTTGCCACATGTG GTCATGGGTGATAGATCAGGCAACATTCGTTGGTGGGATGTAACAACGGGGCATTCTTCATCTTTTAACACCCACAGAGAGGGAATCAGGCGAATCAAATTTTCCCCTGTAGTTCCTGGAGACCATAGTAGAGGACGTATAGCTGTTCTCTTTTATGATAATACATTTTCCATATTTGATCTC GATTCACAGGATCCCTTGGCTAATTCCATTTTACAACATCAATTTCCAGGGACCCTTGTATTGGAACTTGATTGGTTGCCTTTACGAACAGATAGAAAAGATCCTCTAGTATTATGTATTGCAGGAGCTGATAGTAGCTTTCGCCTTGTTGAGATCATAAT TAATGAAAAAAAGCATGGCTATGGACACAAGACGGCCAAGGAAAGATTTCGGCCAATGCCTATATGTTCGCCTTTGTTACTTCCTACTCCACATGCATTG GCATTACGGATGATCTTGCAGTTAGGTGTAAAGCCCTCCTGGTTAAAGAAGAAGCCTCAACTCGTGTCTGGAGTTTCAAGAGGTGGCCATGACCTTCGGAGTCACATGATTGACTTACCACCTGTTGGTGACTCGGTGGTGCCAGAAATGCTTCTCAAAGTGCTTGAACCTTATCGTATAGAAG GTTGCATACTTGATGATGCAAGGGCAAAATTATATTCCAAGTTAGTACATAAAGGCTCTGCTTTGAGGTTTGCCTTTGCTGCTGCAATTTTTGGTGAATCATCTGAAGCCCTCTTTTGGCTACAGTTGCCTAGTGCTCTCAGTCATCTCATGAATAAGTTAGCAAATAAGTCTCCCCAGAGAGGCCAATCCTCAACGTCTAATGTGGATCTTGATGAAGCTTCTATGCTGAATAGGATAACCTCAAAGGGAAAATCAATGCCAAGAACTGGGAAGAAAGAAGCACTT GGTCAAGGCCAACTTATGGCAATGGCTTTCAAACAAGAAGAGTTGTGGGAAAGTGCAAATGAACGCATTCCTTGGCATGAAAAATTGGATGGGGAAGAGGTCATTCAAAACCGTGTACATGA GCTTGTATCTGTTGGAAACTTAGAAGCTGCTGTTAGTTTACTGCTTTCCACTTCTCCAGAGAGTTCTTACTTCTATGCAAATGCTCTACGTGCTGTTGCACTTTCTTCAGCTGTGTCAAGATCGCTTCTAGAACTGGCTGTCAAG GTTGTTGCAGCCAACATGGTGAGAACTGATCGGTCATTGTCTGGAACTCATCTTCTCTGCGCTGTAGGAAGATATCAAGAAGCTTGTTCTCAG CTTCAAGATGCCGGATGCTGGACGGATGCTGCAACTTTAGCTGCCACACATTTAAAAGGGTCTGATTATGCTAG GGTGCTGCTAAGGTGGGCCAATCATGTATTCCATAGCGAACATAACATCTGGAG GGCACTGATATTGTACGTTGCAGCTGGTGCACTACAAGAGGCACTGGCAGCACTTCGTGAGTCGCAACAACCTGACACTGCAGCTATGTTCATCCTGGCATGTCGAGAGATACATGCAGAATTTATCTCCAATTTAGAAATTTCAGATGACGAATCAGACTCAAATGCTTTGAAAAACAAACTCCTTAAGTTGCCTGGGTTGGACCCCGAAAACGATGACGTTGTCGCAGTTGGTGAATATTATGGACAATACCAGAGAAAACTTGTGCACCTCTGCATGGACTCCTTGCCGTATTCTGATTGA
- the LOC103487430 gene encoding uncharacterized protein LOC103487430 isoform X3, giving the protein MTSPRSSGPPPLPIHSPTQHHDSWDCMLPGPPSRNNFGSADISPAGLLAFPSGSSVSIVDSRSMQLITAIPMPPPSTTASSLSPFVTSVRWTPLPLHRDLLSTEPSTSHLHLAAADRQGRIALLDFRLKSPTIWFDTSDYKFGVQDLCWVRSGPDSYLLAAIHGASALSLYSVSTARCVWKYDASPEYLSCIRYDPFDSRHFCVIGLKGFLLSVQVLGEKESDVVIKELRIGTDCTELLKLERDAAAGSSSPASAMFPLYNAKFAFSPKWRHILFVTFPRELVVFDLQYEATLFSTSLPRGCGKFLDVLPDPDSELLYCPHLDGRLSTWRRKEGEQVHVMSAMEELLPSIGTSVPSPSVLAVVICQSDSILQNVAKLCSDVRHSHSPSPHADAEAEAEADIVSPFDSFDECHPNSSTHLISISDDGKVWNWLVTAEDTQKDDTCVSMSTDIGGLRTSDSNTDQMVSSTNTLASEAGKQLDYANTSSGRPPSEISEPDLSFKISLVGQLQLLSSAVTMLAVPSPSLIATLARGGNYPAVAVPLVALGTQSGTIDVIDISANSVSSSFSVHNSVVRGLRWLGNSRLVSFSYSQVNEKSGGYLNRLVVTCLRSGFNRTFRVLQKPERAPIRALRASSSGRYLLILFRDAPVEVWAMTKTPIMLRSLALPFTVLEWTLPTVPRPVKERTTMTPDTVSSPTKASLSDTKAQEGNQEETSESFAFALVNGALGVFEVHGRRIRDFRPKWPSSSFVSSDGLITAMAYRLPHVVMGDRSGNIRWWDVTTGHSSSFNTHREGIRRIKFSPVVPGDHSRGRIAVLFYDNTFSIFDLDSQDPLANSILQHQFPGTLVLELDWLPLRTDRKDPLVLCIAGADSSFRLVEIIINEKKHGYGHKTAKERFRPMPICSPLLLPTPHALALRMILQLGVKPSWLKKKPQLVSGVSRGGHDLRSHMIDLPPVGDSVVPEMLLKVLEPYRIEGCILDDARAKLYSKLVHKGSALRFAFAAAIFGESSEALFWLQLPSALSHLMNKLANKSPQRGQSSTSNVDLDEASMLNRITSKGKSMPRTGKKEALGQGQLMAMAFKQEELWESANERIPWHEKLDGEEVIQNRVHET; this is encoded by the exons ATGACTAGCCCCCGGTCGTCGGGGCCGCCGCCTCTTCCGATTCACTCCCCGACACAACACCATGACTCCTGGGACTGCATGCTTCCAGGCCCTCCCAGTCGCAACAACTTCGGATCCGCCGACATCAGCCCCGCCGGTCTCCTCGCTTTCCCCTCCGGCAGCTCCGTCTCCATCGTTGATTCTCGTTCTATGCAGCTCATCACCGCCATTCCCATGCCTCCGCCGTCGACTACTGCTTCTTCTCTCTCCCCTTTCGTCACCTCTGTTCGGTGGACTCCTCTCCCTCTCCACCGTGACCTCCTTTCTACAGAGCCCTCCACCTCTCACCTTCATCTCGCTGCTGCTGATCGCCAAGGTCGCATTGCTCTTCTTGATTTCCGTTTGAAGTCCCCTACCATCTGGTTCGATACTAGCGACTACAAGTTCGGTGTTCAGGATCTGTGTTGGGTGCGGTCTGGACCCGATTCGTACCTTCTTGCTGCAATTCATGGCGCCTCGGCTCTCTCCCTTTATAGTGTTTCCACTGCTCGATGTGTCTGGAAATATGATGCTTCCCCTGAATATCTGTCTTGCATTCGTTACGATCCCTTCGATTCGCGCCATTTTTGCGTAATTGGTCTCAAAGGGTTTCTTCTCTCGGTTCAGGTTCTTGGGGAGAAGGAAAGTGATGTTGTCATTAAGGAGCTACGGATTGGAACCGACTGCACCGAATTGTTGAAGCTAGAAAGGGATGCAGCTGCCGGATCATCGTCGCCGGCCTCTGCCATGTTTCCTCTTTATAATGCGAAATTTGCATTTTCGCCTAAATGGAGGCATATTCTCTTTGTAACGTTTCCCAGGGAGTTGGTGGTTTTTGACTTGCAGTATGAGGCGACGCTTTTTAGTACCTCATTGCCTCGTGGGTGTGGTAAATTCCTTGATGTGCTACCCGATCCGGACAGTGAGTTGCTCTACTGCCCTCACCTGGATGGAAGGCTCAGTACCTGGCGCCGAAAAGA AGGTGAACAAGTCCACGTAATGTCTGCAATGGAAGAGTTGCTGCCGTCAATTGGCACATCTGTTCCATCTCCTTCAGTTCTTGCTGTTGTCATCTGCCAGTCGGATTCCATCCTCCAAAATGTTGCCAAGCTTTGTTCTGATGTACGTCATTCTCATTCTCCTTCTCCTCATGCAGATGCAGAAGCAGAAGCAGAAGCAGATATTGTTTCTCCATTTGATTCTTTTGACGAATGCCATCCTAATTCTTCAACACACTTGATATCCATCTCTGATGATGGAAAAGTATGGAACTGGCTTGTAACTGCCGAAGACACTCAGAAGGATGACACATGTGTGAGTATGAGCACTGACATCGGTGGCTTGCGAACCTCAGACAGCAACACTGACCAAATGGTTTCTTCTACTAATACACTTGCTTCAGAAGCAGGCAAGCAACTAGACTACGCCAATACCAGTAGTGGCCGTCCACCCTCTGAAATCAGTGAACCGGACTTGTCATTTAAG ATCAGTTTAGTTGGTCAGCTTCAGCTTCTTTCTTCTGCAGTAACGATGTTGGCAGTGCCATCTCCATCCTTAATAGCTACATTAGCTC GTGGAGGAAACTATCCTGCTGTTGCTGTACCATTGGTTGCTTTAGGGACTCAAAGTGGAACCATTGATGTCATTGACATTTCTGCCAATTCTGTTTCATCTTCCTTTTCTGTACATAATAGTGTTGTTAGAGGTTTACGGTGGCTAGGGAATTCCAGATTGGTGTCGTTTTCTTACAGTCAG GTGAATGAAAAATCTGGAGGTTACCTTAATCGTCTTGTTGTGACCTGTCTTAGAAGTGGCTTTAATAGAACCTTCCGTGTTTTGCAAAAGCCTGAACGTGCTCCCATCAGAGCTTTAAGAGCTTCTTCATCTGGAAG GTATCTTCTTATCCTGTTTCGTGATGCTCCTGTTGAAGTTTGGGCAATGACAAAGACTCCTATCATG CTTAGATCATTAGCTCTTCCATTTACCGTTTTGGAATGGACACTTCCAACAGTTCCACGGCCTGTTAAAGAGCGTACAACCATGACACCGGATACTGTATCTTCACCAACTAAGGCATCATTATCTGATACTA AGGCACAAGAAGGAAATCAGGAGGAGACTTCTGAAAGTTTTGCATTCGCACTGGTAAATGGTGCGCTTGGAGTGTTTGAAGTTCATGGGCGAAGAATTCGGGATTTCAG ACCCAAATGGCCATCATCTTCTTTCGTTTCATCTGATGGATTAATTACAGCCATGGCCTACCGCTTGCCACATGTG GTCATGGGTGATAGATCAGGCAACATTCGTTGGTGGGATGTAACAACGGGGCATTCTTCATCTTTTAACACCCACAGAGAGGGAATCAGGCGAATCAAATTTTCCCCTGTAGTTCCTGGAGACCATAGTAGAGGACGTATAGCTGTTCTCTTTTATGATAATACATTTTCCATATTTGATCTC GATTCACAGGATCCCTTGGCTAATTCCATTTTACAACATCAATTTCCAGGGACCCTTGTATTGGAACTTGATTGGTTGCCTTTACGAACAGATAGAAAAGATCCTCTAGTATTATGTATTGCAGGAGCTGATAGTAGCTTTCGCCTTGTTGAGATCATAAT TAATGAAAAAAAGCATGGCTATGGACACAAGACGGCCAAGGAAAGATTTCGGCCAATGCCTATATGTTCGCCTTTGTTACTTCCTACTCCACATGCATTG GCATTACGGATGATCTTGCAGTTAGGTGTAAAGCCCTCCTGGTTAAAGAAGAAGCCTCAACTCGTGTCTGGAGTTTCAAGAGGTGGCCATGACCTTCGGAGTCACATGATTGACTTACCACCTGTTGGTGACTCGGTGGTGCCAGAAATGCTTCTCAAAGTGCTTGAACCTTATCGTATAGAAG GTTGCATACTTGATGATGCAAGGGCAAAATTATATTCCAAGTTAGTACATAAAGGCTCTGCTTTGAGGTTTGCCTTTGCTGCTGCAATTTTTGGTGAATCATCTGAAGCCCTCTTTTGGCTACAGTTGCCTAGTGCTCTCAGTCATCTCATGAATAAGTTAGCAAATAAGTCTCCCCAGAGAGGCCAATCCTCAACGTCTAATGTGGATCTTGATGAAGCTTCTATGCTGAATAGGATAACCTCAAAGGGAAAATCAATGCCAAGAACTGGGAAGAAAGAAGCACTT GGTCAAGGCCAACTTATGGCAATGGCTTTCAAACAAGAAGAGTTGTGGGAAAGTGCAAATGAACGCATTCCTTGGCATGAAAAATTGGATGGGGAAGAGGTCATTCAAAACCGTGTACATGA gacatga
- the LOC103487430 gene encoding uncharacterized protein LOC103487430 isoform X2 translates to MTSPRSSGPPPLPIHSPTQHHDSWDCMLPGPPSRNNFGSADISPAGLLAFPSGSSVSIVDSRSMQLITAIPMPPPSTTASSLSPFVTSVRWTPLPLHRDLLSTEPSTSHLHLAAADRQGRIALLDFRLKSPTIWFDTSDYKFGVQDLCWVRSGPDSYLLAAIHGASALSLYSVSTARCVWKYDASPEYLSCIRYDPFDSRHFCVIGLKGFLLSVQVLGEKESDVVIKELRIGTDCTELLKLERDAAAGSSSPASAMFPLYNAKFAFSPKWRHILFVTFPRELVVFDLQYEATLFSTSLPRGCGKFLDVLPDPDSELLYCPHLDGRLSTWRRKEGEQVHVMSAMEELLPSIGTSVPSPSVLAVVICQSDSILQNVAKLCSDVRHSHSPSPHADAEAEAEADIVSPFDSFDECHPNSSTHLISISDDGKVWNWLVTAEDTQKDDTCVSMSTDIGGLRTSDSNTDQMVSSTNTLASEAGKQLDYANTSSGRPPSEISEPDLSFKISLVGQLQLLSSAVTMLAVPSPSLIATLARGGNYPAVAVPLVALGTQSGTIDVIDISANSVSSSFSVHNSVVRGLRWLGNSRLVSFSYSQVNEKSGGYLNRLVVTCLRSGFNRTFRVLQKPERAPIRALRASSSGRYLLILFRDAPVEVWAMTKTPIMLRSLALPFTVLEWTLPTVPRPVKERTTMTPDTVSSPTKASLSDTKAQEGNQEETSESFAFALVNGALGVFEVHGRRIRDFRPKWPSSSFVSSDGLITAMAYRLPHVVMGDRSGNIRWWDVTTGHSSSFNTHREGIRRIKFSPVVPGDHSRGRIAVLFYDNTFSIFDLDSQDPLANSILQHQFPGTLVLELDWLPLRTDRKDPLVLCIAGADSSFRLVEIIINEKKHGYGHKTAKERFRPMPICSPLLLPTPHALALRMILQLGVKPSWLKKKPQLVSGVSRGGHDLRSHMIDLPPVGDSVVPEMLLKVLEPYRIEGCILDDARAKLYSKLVHKGSALRFAFAAAIFGESSEALFWLQLPSALSHLMNKLANKSPQRGQSSTSNVDLDEASMLNRITSKGKSMPRTGKKEALGQGQLMAMAFKQEELWESANERIPWHEKLDGEEVIQNRVHERKKNISLTSKLWL, encoded by the exons ATGACTAGCCCCCGGTCGTCGGGGCCGCCGCCTCTTCCGATTCACTCCCCGACACAACACCATGACTCCTGGGACTGCATGCTTCCAGGCCCTCCCAGTCGCAACAACTTCGGATCCGCCGACATCAGCCCCGCCGGTCTCCTCGCTTTCCCCTCCGGCAGCTCCGTCTCCATCGTTGATTCTCGTTCTATGCAGCTCATCACCGCCATTCCCATGCCTCCGCCGTCGACTACTGCTTCTTCTCTCTCCCCTTTCGTCACCTCTGTTCGGTGGACTCCTCTCCCTCTCCACCGTGACCTCCTTTCTACAGAGCCCTCCACCTCTCACCTTCATCTCGCTGCTGCTGATCGCCAAGGTCGCATTGCTCTTCTTGATTTCCGTTTGAAGTCCCCTACCATCTGGTTCGATACTAGCGACTACAAGTTCGGTGTTCAGGATCTGTGTTGGGTGCGGTCTGGACCCGATTCGTACCTTCTTGCTGCAATTCATGGCGCCTCGGCTCTCTCCCTTTATAGTGTTTCCACTGCTCGATGTGTCTGGAAATATGATGCTTCCCCTGAATATCTGTCTTGCATTCGTTACGATCCCTTCGATTCGCGCCATTTTTGCGTAATTGGTCTCAAAGGGTTTCTTCTCTCGGTTCAGGTTCTTGGGGAGAAGGAAAGTGATGTTGTCATTAAGGAGCTACGGATTGGAACCGACTGCACCGAATTGTTGAAGCTAGAAAGGGATGCAGCTGCCGGATCATCGTCGCCGGCCTCTGCCATGTTTCCTCTTTATAATGCGAAATTTGCATTTTCGCCTAAATGGAGGCATATTCTCTTTGTAACGTTTCCCAGGGAGTTGGTGGTTTTTGACTTGCAGTATGAGGCGACGCTTTTTAGTACCTCATTGCCTCGTGGGTGTGGTAAATTCCTTGATGTGCTACCCGATCCGGACAGTGAGTTGCTCTACTGCCCTCACCTGGATGGAAGGCTCAGTACCTGGCGCCGAAAAGA AGGTGAACAAGTCCACGTAATGTCTGCAATGGAAGAGTTGCTGCCGTCAATTGGCACATCTGTTCCATCTCCTTCAGTTCTTGCTGTTGTCATCTGCCAGTCGGATTCCATCCTCCAAAATGTTGCCAAGCTTTGTTCTGATGTACGTCATTCTCATTCTCCTTCTCCTCATGCAGATGCAGAAGCAGAAGCAGAAGCAGATATTGTTTCTCCATTTGATTCTTTTGACGAATGCCATCCTAATTCTTCAACACACTTGATATCCATCTCTGATGATGGAAAAGTATGGAACTGGCTTGTAACTGCCGAAGACACTCAGAAGGATGACACATGTGTGAGTATGAGCACTGACATCGGTGGCTTGCGAACCTCAGACAGCAACACTGACCAAATGGTTTCTTCTACTAATACACTTGCTTCAGAAGCAGGCAAGCAACTAGACTACGCCAATACCAGTAGTGGCCGTCCACCCTCTGAAATCAGTGAACCGGACTTGTCATTTAAG ATCAGTTTAGTTGGTCAGCTTCAGCTTCTTTCTTCTGCAGTAACGATGTTGGCAGTGCCATCTCCATCCTTAATAGCTACATTAGCTC GTGGAGGAAACTATCCTGCTGTTGCTGTACCATTGGTTGCTTTAGGGACTCAAAGTGGAACCATTGATGTCATTGACATTTCTGCCAATTCTGTTTCATCTTCCTTTTCTGTACATAATAGTGTTGTTAGAGGTTTACGGTGGCTAGGGAATTCCAGATTGGTGTCGTTTTCTTACAGTCAG GTGAATGAAAAATCTGGAGGTTACCTTAATCGTCTTGTTGTGACCTGTCTTAGAAGTGGCTTTAATAGAACCTTCCGTGTTTTGCAAAAGCCTGAACGTGCTCCCATCAGAGCTTTAAGAGCTTCTTCATCTGGAAG GTATCTTCTTATCCTGTTTCGTGATGCTCCTGTTGAAGTTTGGGCAATGACAAAGACTCCTATCATG CTTAGATCATTAGCTCTTCCATTTACCGTTTTGGAATGGACACTTCCAACAGTTCCACGGCCTGTTAAAGAGCGTACAACCATGACACCGGATACTGTATCTTCACCAACTAAGGCATCATTATCTGATACTA AGGCACAAGAAGGAAATCAGGAGGAGACTTCTGAAAGTTTTGCATTCGCACTGGTAAATGGTGCGCTTGGAGTGTTTGAAGTTCATGGGCGAAGAATTCGGGATTTCAG ACCCAAATGGCCATCATCTTCTTTCGTTTCATCTGATGGATTAATTACAGCCATGGCCTACCGCTTGCCACATGTG GTCATGGGTGATAGATCAGGCAACATTCGTTGGTGGGATGTAACAACGGGGCATTCTTCATCTTTTAACACCCACAGAGAGGGAATCAGGCGAATCAAATTTTCCCCTGTAGTTCCTGGAGACCATAGTAGAGGACGTATAGCTGTTCTCTTTTATGATAATACATTTTCCATATTTGATCTC GATTCACAGGATCCCTTGGCTAATTCCATTTTACAACATCAATTTCCAGGGACCCTTGTATTGGAACTTGATTGGTTGCCTTTACGAACAGATAGAAAAGATCCTCTAGTATTATGTATTGCAGGAGCTGATAGTAGCTTTCGCCTTGTTGAGATCATAAT TAATGAAAAAAAGCATGGCTATGGACACAAGACGGCCAAGGAAAGATTTCGGCCAATGCCTATATGTTCGCCTTTGTTACTTCCTACTCCACATGCATTG GCATTACGGATGATCTTGCAGTTAGGTGTAAAGCCCTCCTGGTTAAAGAAGAAGCCTCAACTCGTGTCTGGAGTTTCAAGAGGTGGCCATGACCTTCGGAGTCACATGATTGACTTACCACCTGTTGGTGACTCGGTGGTGCCAGAAATGCTTCTCAAAGTGCTTGAACCTTATCGTATAGAAG GTTGCATACTTGATGATGCAAGGGCAAAATTATATTCCAAGTTAGTACATAAAGGCTCTGCTTTGAGGTTTGCCTTTGCTGCTGCAATTTTTGGTGAATCATCTGAAGCCCTCTTTTGGCTACAGTTGCCTAGTGCTCTCAGTCATCTCATGAATAAGTTAGCAAATAAGTCTCCCCAGAGAGGCCAATCCTCAACGTCTAATGTGGATCTTGATGAAGCTTCTATGCTGAATAGGATAACCTCAAAGGGAAAATCAATGCCAAGAACTGGGAAGAAAGAAGCACTT GGTCAAGGCCAACTTATGGCAATGGCTTTCAAACAAGAAGAGTTGTGGGAAAGTGCAAATGAACGCATTCCTTGGCATGAAAAATTGGATGGGGAAGAGGTCATTCAAAACCGTGTACATGA GAGGAAAAAAAACATATCCCTTACTAGTAAGCTTTGGTTATGA